The following coding sequences are from one Mus pahari chromosome X, PAHARI_EIJ_v1.1, whole genome shotgun sequence window:
- the Rab9a gene encoding ras-related protein Rab-9A, with protein sequence MAGKSSLFKIILLGDGGVGKSSLMNRYVTNKFDSQLFHTIGVEFLNKDLEVDGHFVTMQIWDTAGQERFRSLRTPFYRGSDCCLLTFSVDDSQSFQNLSNWKKEFIYYADVKEPESFPFVILGNKTDIKERQVSTEEAQAWCKDNGDYPYFETSAKDSTNVAAAFEEAVRRILATEDRSEHLIQTDTVNLHRKPKPNSSCC encoded by the coding sequence ATGGCAGGAAAATcgtctctttttaaaataattcttcttGGAGATGGTGGAGTTGGCAAGAGTTCTCTTATGAACAGATATGTAACCAATAAATTtgattctcagctcttccacacaATAGGTgtggaatttttaaataaagatctGGAGGTGGATGGACATTTTGTTACCATGCAAATTTGGGACACAGCTGGTCAAGAACGATTCCGAAGCCTGAGGACACCGTTTTACCGAGGTTCTGACTGTTGCCTGCTTACATTTAGTGTCGATGATTCACAAAGCTTCCAAAATTTGAGCAACTGGAAGAAAGAGTTCATCTATTACGCAGATGTGAAAGAGCCTGAAAgctttccctttgtgattttggGCAACAAGACTGACATAAAAGAACGTCAGGTGTCTACGGAAGAAGCCCAAGCCTGGTGCAAGGACAACGGCGACTATCCTTACTTTGAAACGAGTGCAAAGGATTCCACCAATGTTGCTGCTGCCTTTGAGGAGGCAGTTCGAAGAATTCTGGCTACGGAAGATAGGTCAGAACACCTGATTCAAACAGACACAGTCAATCTGCACCGAAAGCCCAAGCCAAACTCATCTTGCTGTTGA